One window from the genome of Eublepharis macularius isolate TG4126 chromosome 15, MPM_Emac_v1.0, whole genome shotgun sequence encodes:
- the LOC129343085 gene encoding uncharacterized protein LOC129343085, whose amino-acid sequence MERSKEEELQELLASCSQFEQFLFFTLRDQVSKDKVNEEKIGRQETALSDLSKKVDEMGQDSKVQVIEITLKRIEKDQKKTETTLEALEGNIEEKMEKVLKGHEENIEKKFALLEGRYQEEFQMYQKETKKKLERALQDVKMTCGDVEGFPSPEEKGRHSTKRKLQVPGNQEHPEELNVLSSASASPGVGASKKAPKAPSTALSRKVPNLLHGRPELIEEYYQKNIKPYEKATFPSSELTQRQYAFVSYWVSEISDQSYPTVKHVPGFLEDGYLMGIFECKKFCPQEVNDMEFWAKVLKEEYKARLYSKMHHFLK is encoded by the exons ATGGAG AGATCCAAGGAAGAGGAGCTCCAGGAGCTTTTAGCCTCATGCTCCCAATTTGAGCAATTCCTGTTTTTCACCCTTCGGGATCAGGTGTCTAAAGACAAGGTAAATGAAGAAAAAATTGGGCGCCAGGAGACTGCCTTGAGCGACTTGTCAAAGAAAGTGGATGAGATGGGGCAGGACTCAAAGGTCCAAGTtattgaaattacattaaagagaATTGAGAAAGATCAAAAGAAGACAGAGACAACATTGGAAGCTCTGGAGGGAAACATtgaagagaaaatggagaaaGTGCTCAAAGGACATGAAGAGAATATAGAAAAGAAATTCGCATTGCTGGAGGGAAGATATCAGGAAGAATTTCAAATGTACCAAAAAGAAACCAAGAAAAAGCTGGAAAGAGCCCTCCAGGATGTAAAAATGACATGTGGTGATGTGGAAGGTTTTCCCTCTCCAGAGGAAAAAGGAAGGCATAGCACTAAAAGAAAGCTTCAAGTGCCAGGAAACCAAGAACACCCCGAGGAGCTAAACGTGCTGTCTTCTGCATCGGCTTCCCCTGGAGTTGGAGCAAGCAAGAAAGCACCAAAAGCACCCTCCACTGCCCTGTCAAGAAAAGTCCCCAATCTGTTGCATGGGCGACCAGAGCTCATTGAAGAATATTATCAGAAAAATATCAAACCATATGAAAAGGCTACCTTTCCAAGCTCAGAGCTCACACAGAGGCAGTATGCTTTTGTCAGCTACTGGGTGTCTGAAATATCAGATCAGAGTTACCCTACCGTGAAGCATGTGCCAGGTTTCCTGGAAGATGGATACCTCATGGGCATATTTGAATGCAAGAAGTTTTGCCCACAGGAAGTTAACGATATGGAGTTCTGGGCAAAGGTCCTAAAAGAAGAATATAAAGCTCGCCTTTACAGTAAAATGCATCACTTTTTGAAataa
- the LOC129343084 gene encoding uncharacterized protein LOC129343084: MERSKEEELQELLASCSQFEQFLFFTLRDQVSKDKVNEEKIGRQETALSDLSKKVDEMGQDSKVQVIEITLKRIEKDQKKTETTLEALEGNIEEKMEKVLKGHEENIEKKFALLEGRYQEEFQMYQKETKKKLERALQDVKMTCGDVEGFPSPEEKGRHSTKRKLQVPGNQEHPEELNVLSSASASPGVGASKKAPKAPSTALSRKVPNLLHGRPELIEEYYQKNIKPYEKATFPSSELTQRQYAFVSYWVSEISDQSYPTVKHVPGFLEDGYLMGIFECKKFCPQEVNDMEFWAKVLKEEYKARLYSKMHHFLK; the protein is encoded by the coding sequence AGATCCAAGGAAGAGGAGCTCCAGGAGCTTTTAGCCTCATGCTCCCAATTTGAGCAATTCCTGTTTTTCACCCTTCGGGATCAGGTGTCTAAAGACAAGGTAAATGAAGAAAAAATTGGGCGCCAGGAGACTGCCTTGAGCGACTTGTCAAAGAAAGTGGATGAGATGGGGCAGGACTCAAAGGTCCAAGTtattgaaattacattaaagagaATTGAGAAAGATCAAAAGAAGACAGAGACAACATTGGAAGCTCTGGAGGGAAACATtgaagagaaaatggagaaaGTGCTCAAAGGACATGAAGAGAATATAGAAAAGAAATTCGCATTGCTGGAGGGAAGATATCAGGAAGAATTTCAAATGTACCAAAAAGAAACCAAGAAAAAGCTGGAAAGAGCCCTCCAGGATGTAAAAATGACATGTGGTGATGTGGAAGGTTTTCCCTCTCCAGAGGAAAAAGGAAGGCATAGCACTAAAAGAAAGCTTCAAGTGCCAGGAAACCAAGAACACCCCGAGGAGCTAAACGTGCTGTCTTCTGCATCGGCTTCCCCTGGAGTTGGAGCAAGCAAGAAAGCACCAAAAGCACCCTCCACTGCCCTGTCAAGAAAAGTCCCCAATCTGTTGCATGGGCGACCAGAGCTCATTGAAGAATATTATCAGAAAAATATCAAACCATATGAAAAGGCTACCTTTCCAAGCTCAGAGCTCACACAGAGGCAGTATGCTTTTGTCAGCTACTGGGTGTCTGAAATATCAGATCAGAGTTACCCTACCGTGAAGCATGTGCCAGGTTTCCTGGAAGATGGATACCTCATGGGCATATTTGAATGCAAGAAGTTTTGCCCACAGGAAGTTAACGATATGGAGTTCTGGGCAAAGGTCCTAAAAGAAGAATATAAAGCTCGCCTTTACAGTAAAATGCATCACTTTTTGAAataa
- the LOC129343077 gene encoding uncharacterized protein LOC129343077, with translation MADKGMEASEEERLDEMLAGCSQFEQFIFFTLQRMLHGAKEKEEKLLRHEESLRNSEKEAEDWRSEIKVFKEQVHDVKSRIDEIQRIKDELQNEQQAVKEANETIAHLQKANEELQREVKEAKGHAEFWERKCSEQRPSIISEKGHPQEGEEGEGEAMPSATEAADVEEDLLKRPSFTCPSSVTATPGAPPVEKSFLEESMSVQDSATEEELFPEVFRRKLTSTPLMTTEEPSSQSEPSTSREGTEPSPTLPSKRQRRVRPEYKTKLPNLRETSQESIKYYEENIQPFEPKEHHIKYLSVKQAAFSRFWVSRVLKGTYPSIKCVPDFLQDGYNLGIFHIKTFHPKEATDAEKFWIQKLKNDYKILVKTNFEPRE, from the exons ATGGCTGACAAGGGTATGGAG GCCTCCGAGGAAGAGAGATTGGACGAGATGTTAGCTGGGTGCTCCCAGTTTgagcagttcattttttttacaCTGCAGCGAATGTTGCACGgagcaaaagaaaaggaagaaaagcttTTGAGGCATGAAGAATCACTGAGAAATTCTGAAAAGGAAGCTGAGGATTGGAGGAGTGAAATAAAAGTATTCAAAGAGCAGGTCCATGATGTAAAATCTAGGATAGATGAAATTCAGAGGATAAAGGACGAACTACAGAATGAACAGCAAGCTGTCAAGGAGGCTAATGAAACAATTGCGCACCTGCAAAAAGCAAATGAGGAGCTTCAACGAGAGGTCAAAGAGGCAAAAGGACATgcagaattttgggaaaggaaatGTTCTGAACAGCGACCATCTATCATTTCAGAAAAAGGCCACCCACAAGAAGGCGAAGAAGGTGAGGGAGAGGCAATGCCATCAGCGACCGAGGCTGCAGATGTCGAAGAAGACCTTCTCAAGAGGCCAAGCTTCACATGCCCTTCCTCAGTAACAGCTACCCCTGGAGCTCCACCAGTCGAAAAGTCTTTTCTGGAAGAGAGCATGTCTGTGCAGGATTCTGCCACAGAAGAGGAGCTCTTCCCAGAAGTCTTTAGGAGAAAGTTGACATCCACGCCTCTCATGACAACAGAAGAGCCCAGTTCCCAATCGGAGCCAAGCACCAGCAGAGAAGGCACTGAACCATCTCCCACCCTACCATCCAAGCGGCAAAGGAGGGTGAGGCCAGAGTATAAAACAAAACTCCCCAATCTTCGAGAAACATCTCAGGAATCAATCAAGTACTATGAAGAAAACATTCAACCCTTTGAGCCGAAGGAACATCACATTAAGTATCTCTCTGTGAAACAAGCTGCCTTTTCAAGGTTTTGGGTTTCAAGGGTGTTGAAGGGAACATATCCCTCTATAAAGTGTGTCCCAGATTTTCTTCAAGATGGGTATAACCTGGGAATTTTTCACATCAAAACATTTCACCCAAAGGAGGCAACTGATGCGGAAAAATTTTGGATTCAAAAACTAAAAAATGATTATAAAATACTTGTGAAAACTAATTTTGAGCCCAGAGAATAA